The sequence below is a genomic window from Fusobacterium varium.
AAAAGTGATACATTTATAAAACTTAGTATTATTGAAAGAGATACTACATTTATTGCCAATTCCATATCTCCATCTGTTACGAAAACAAAAGTTAAGATATTATTTCCAACAGGAGAAAATGCCCCTAATAGCATTATCTTTCTTCCCATCTCATCAATAGGAAGAAACTTTCCTATTATAAATGTAGCTATCAATATTCCTATAACTTTAATTGCTACAATTATTAAACTTAACTTCAACTTTTTAAATTTTGGAGTAAAATAAGCTCCCAATGCTATCATAATAAGTGTCCCTGTCATCTCTGCTATCTCTTGCATTGTAATCTCTATTCCTTTTGGGAGTTTTAATCCTGTAATATTCAATACAAATCCAATTATCAATGCAATTATAAGAGGAGATTTTAAAAGTTTCTTTACTTTATCCATTGCTGTATCCTCTTTAGATGAAACAAAAATTGAATAGACAACAGTTGTAACTATAACTAAATTCCCTGCATCAAATAAAGATAATAGATACAAATTTTTCTCTCCAAAAAATACTATAAAAAATGGCAGAATAAAAGTCATATTCATTATCAATGTAGCTCCACGAAATAC
It includes:
- a CDS encoding AEC family transporter — translated: MLEIILEKLLPIFLFFTIGYILKVMNILKKEEASVLLKLVFYLLSPAVIILSVSGMKLERELLLYPISALCIHAIMIPTGLFLSKLIKLNDDERKVFRGATLIMNMTFILPFFIVFFGEKNLYLLSLFDAGNLVIVTTVVYSIFVSSKEDTAMDKVKKLLKSPLIIALIIGFVLNITGLKLPKGIEITMQEIAEMTGTLIMIALGAYFTPKFKKLKLSLIIVAIKVIGILIATFIIGKFLPIDEMGRKIMLLGAFSPVGNNILTFVFVTDGDMELAINVVSLSIILSFINVSLLLVLS